One stretch of Armigeres subalbatus isolate Guangzhou_Male chromosome 2, GZ_Asu_2, whole genome shotgun sequence DNA includes these proteins:
- the LOC134209542 gene encoding uncharacterized protein LOC134209542, with amino-acid sequence MKDNAVVNGDGWNGDGDHMTHHELKRAENTLYKSAQASRYGEEIAILSRRKGTNVSSEVYQDLQLSKSSSLFKLSPFLDDDGLLRSEGRSGAAYYLSYDAKNTIILPKEHCITYLVVEWYHRRYLHANRETVVNELKQKFHIPNVRSLVDKVKRDCFYCRFKTASPVIPKMAPLPAARLESFCRPFQFVGIDYFGPLTVKVGRRLEKRWVALFTCLVIRAVHLEVTHSLSTESCKMAIRRFIAIRGAPQEIYSANGSNFVGASRELQTQINNGDLANTFTNCYTKWKFNPPAAPHMGGVWERLVRSVKLALESMMLSKSPNDETLLTVLKEAQAIVNSRPLTFVSLDTKDDEALTPNHFLMLSSNGVVQPTKSMNASSSVCRTDWDLARSMTDQFWRRWVKEYLPIITRRTK; translated from the coding sequence ATGAAAGACAACGCTGTAGTAAATGGTGATGGTTGGAATGGTGATGGTGATCACATGACACATCATGAGCTGAAACGAGCGGAAAATACGTTATACAAATCCGCTCAGGCGAGTAGGTACGGAGAAGAAATTGCAATTCTGAGTAGGCGTAAGGGAACGAACGTCAGTTCTGAAGTCTATCAAGATCTTCAGTTGAGCAAATCGAGTTCACTATTTAAACTATCACCGTTTTTGGATGATGACGGTTTGTTACGTTCAGAAGGACGAAGTGGAGCAGCCTACTATTTGTCGTACGATGCGAAAAATACGATAATACTACCGAAAGAGCACTGCATCACGTATTTGGTTGTAGAATGGTATCATCGAAGATACTTACACGCAAATCGCGAGACTGTCGTGAATGAACTCAAACAAAAATTTCACATCCCTAATGTGAGGTCTTTGGTCGATAAAGTCAAGCGAGACTGCTTTTACTGTAGGTTCAAAACTGCATCTCCGGTTATTCCTAAAATGGCACCGCTTCCGGCGGCTAGACTGGAAAGCTTTTGCCGACCGTTCCAGTTTGTCGGTATCGATTACTTCGGACCACTAACGGTAAAAGTTGGAAGGCGATTAGAGAAGCGCTGGGTCGCGCTCTTTACTTGCCTTGTGATACGAGCTGTGCATCTTGAAGTGACCCATTCTCTATCTACTGAATCATGCAAGATGGCTATAAGAAGATTTATAGCGATACGAGGAGCACCTCAAGAAATATACTCCGCCAACGGAAGTAACTTCGTCGGAGCTAGCCGTGAGTTGCAAACGCAAATTAACAACGGAGACTTGGCGAATACGTTTACTAACTGTTACACCAAATGGAAGTTTAATCCTCCGGCCGCGCCTCATATGGGTGGGGTGTGGGAGAGGTTGGTACGTTCCGTTAAATTGGCTTTAGAATCTATGATGCTTTCAAAATCACCCAATGATGAAACCCTCCTTACGGTTCTAAAGGAAGCTCAAGCAATAGTTAACTCTCGGCCTTTAACGTTTGTTTCGTTGGACACGAAGGATGACGAGGCGTTGACACCTAATCATTTCTTGATGTTAAGCTCGAACGGTGTTGTGCAACCAACTAAGAGTATGAACGCGAGTTCAAGTGTCTGTAGGACGGATTGGGACTTGGCGCGGAGCATGACGGACCAGTTCTGGAGAAGATGGGTAA